The Lachnospiraceae bacterium oral taxon 500 genome window below encodes:
- a CDS encoding peptidase M56, with the protein MNFLFLILSTSILMSVIILLALALFSFFPEQFSGKTRYFIWIIILVGLIVPVRPILGSGLITIELPWQMESLEVLEAQLAEEAAANNITTENRSNISTELSVNSNANVTGSESLAPSSTIEAKDAAKESVFDLMKKKITPIALILGAWLLGALISFSRHLYHYYQFKKMIRRWSKPVEDLATLELFDIVKEDMGLQKKNIQLMICPSITTPMLTGFFKPTILLPNKEIPEDEMALILEHELTHYKHKDLYINLLGTLAVSLHWFNPIVYLCYPSIQGDGEVCCDEAVLKNRDSDYRQFYGEVIISMIERNSKNQVAFTTCFYAKKLSIKRRLMAIMKTNKNRKSSFIAIALILTLTIISGSVVAFAAPASKKYIGTSKAKAIALSDAGLKSKDVKFVNVKLETENGIKVYDVEFYFGQTEYDYEIDALTGKILDKDLDIENFTVPGQNNNNNNNNNANNNSNNTNTQLIGTEKAKSIALADARLTADQVAFVKAKLETEKGRQVYDIEFYFGQTEYDYEIDALTGAILDKDLDIENFTVPGQNNNNNNNANNNNNNTNTQLIGTEKAKSIALADARLTADQVAFVKAKLETEKGRQVYDVEFTFGQTEYDYEIDALTGKILDSDQERKDD; encoded by the coding sequence ATGAATTTTCTCTTTCTTATTTTATCCACCAGTATATTGATGTCCGTCATTATTTTATTAGCGTTAGCACTTTTTTCCTTCTTCCCGGAACAATTTTCCGGAAAGACCAGATACTTTATTTGGATTATCATCCTCGTCGGATTGATTGTACCGGTACGGCCGATTCTGGGCAGCGGACTCATAACCATTGAGCTGCCCTGGCAAATGGAATCCTTGGAAGTACTGGAAGCCCAGCTGGCAGAAGAAGCTGCCGCCAATAATATCACTACGGAAAATCGAAGTAATATTAGCACCGAGTTATCTGTAAACTCCAATGCAAATGTTACCGGTTCTGAGAGTTTAGCACCCTCTTCGACGATCGAGGCAAAAGATGCTGCAAAAGAAAGCGTTTTCGACCTGATGAAAAAGAAGATTACACCGATAGCCCTTATCCTAGGCGCGTGGCTGCTTGGTGCTCTTATCTCTTTTTCCAGACATCTTTATCATTACTATCAGTTTAAAAAAATGATACGTCGTTGGTCAAAACCTGTCGAAGATCTTGCAACCTTGGAATTGTTTGACATAGTAAAAGAAGATATGGGCTTACAAAAGAAGAACATTCAACTGATGATTTGCCCCTCTATCACCACACCAATGCTGACCGGCTTTTTCAAGCCAACCATTCTTCTTCCGAATAAAGAGATTCCCGAAGATGAAATGGCATTAATCCTTGAGCATGAGTTAACACACTATAAGCACAAGGATTTATACATCAACCTGTTAGGTACTCTGGCTGTAAGTTTGCACTGGTTCAATCCAATTGTCTATTTATGCTACCCTTCCATTCAAGGGGATGGCGAAGTTTGTTGTGATGAAGCTGTTTTAAAAAATCGTGATTCTGATTACAGGCAGTTCTACGGCGAAGTTATTATCAGTATGATCGAAAGAAACAGCAAAAATCAAGTTGCTTTTACCACTTGCTTTTACGCAAAAAAATTAAGTATAAAAAGGAGGCTCATGGCTATTATGAAAACGAATAAAAACAGAAAATCATCTTTTATCGCGATTGCATTAATTTTAACCCTTACCATCATTTCCGGCTCCGTAGTTGCATTTGCAGCACCGGCCAGCAAGAAATACATCGGAACTAGCAAAGCAAAAGCAATTGCTCTTAGTGATGCAGGCTTAAAGAGTAAAGACGTGAAGTTTGTAAACGTAAAACTGGAAACGGAAAACGGAATCAAAGTATATGATGTCGAGTTCTACTTCGGTCAAACCGAATACGACTACGAAATCGACGCTCTGACCGGCAAAATCCTGGATAAAGACCTGGACATTGAAAACTTCACTGTTCCCGGCCAAAACAACAATAATAACAATAACAATAATGCCAATAATAACAGCAATAATACCAATACCCAGCTTATCGGTACGGAAAAGGCAAAAAGCATTGCCTTGGCTGATGCTCGCTTAACCGCAGATCAGGTCGCTTTCGTAAAAGCAAAACTGGAAACGGAAAAGGGCAGACAAGTCTATGACATCGAGTTCTACTTCGGCCAAACCGAATACGACTACGAAATCGACGCTCTGACCGGTGCTATCCTGGATAAAGACCTGGATATTGAAAACTTCACTGTTCCCGGCCAAAACAACAATAACAACAATAATGCCAATAATAACAACAATAATACCAATACCCAGCTTATCGGTACGGAAAAGGCAAAAAGCATTGCCTTGGCTGATGCCCGCTTAACCGCAGACCAGGTCGCTTTTGTAAAAGCAAAACTGGAAACGGAAAAGGGCAGACAAGTCTATGACGTAGAGTTCACCTTCGGCCAAACCGAATATGACTACGAAATCGATGCTCTGACCGGTAAAATCTTAGATTCCGACCAAGAACGCAAAGACGATTAA
- a CDS encoding transcriptional regulator yields the protein MDNTIKRLPDAEFTVMKAIWHSESPITTLVINEHLSSDISWKPQTLLTILARLTEKGFLNSERKGRERCYTALITEEEYLEIETGNFLSRYSGNSIGDLVKALCADNDLSKKEIEELRALLSQKGMN from the coding sequence ATGGATAATACAATCAAAAGATTACCGGATGCAGAATTTACAGTAATGAAAGCCATTTGGCATTCAGAGTCGCCAATAACAACTCTTGTGATTAACGAACATCTTAGTTCCGACATCTCATGGAAACCACAAACCTTGTTGACCATATTAGCCCGACTGACAGAGAAAGGCTTTTTAAACAGCGAACGCAAAGGACGCGAGCGTTGCTACACCGCATTGATTACCGAAGAGGAATACTTAGAAATCGAAACAGGAAACTTTTTAAGCAGATACTCCGGTAACTCAATCGGAGATTTAGTAAAAGCGTTGTGTGCGGATAATGATTTATCAAAGAAAGAAATTGAAGAATTACGTGCTCTACTTTCTCAGAAAGGAATGAATTAA
- the nth gene encoding endonuclease III — translation MITKKAIKTILERLDEQYGREFVCYLNYTPGRDYELLFATILSAQCTDERVNLVTKDLFKKYNSLADYGKVPLAELEEDIHSTGFYHNKAKNIQNCARMLLEKYNGQLPRTMEEMTALPGVGRKTANVALGHLYGMAGIIVDTHVKRISGKLGLTAETDPVKIEYDLQKKIPKEHWLRYNTQIIALGRTICKARSPQCGRCFLLSECPWGRGKTRES, via the coding sequence ATGATAACAAAAAAAGCGATAAAGACGATTTTGGAGCGATTGGACGAGCAGTACGGCCGGGAGTTTGTCTGTTATTTAAACTATACGCCCGGGCGAGATTATGAGCTTTTATTTGCCACTATATTAAGCGCCCAATGCACGGATGAGCGGGTTAATCTGGTGACGAAGGATTTATTTAAAAAATATAATTCGTTGGCGGATTATGGGAAAGTGCCTTTGGCGGAGCTGGAAGAGGATATCCATTCGACCGGTTTTTATCACAACAAGGCTAAAAATATTCAAAACTGTGCCCGCATGCTGCTGGAAAAATATAACGGTCAGTTGCCGCGGACGATGGAAGAAATGACGGCGCTGCCGGGAGTCGGCCGAAAGACCGCCAATGTGGCTTTGGGGCATTTATACGGAATGGCCGGTATCATTGTCGATACCCATGTGAAGCGAATTTCCGGGAAATTAGGGCTGACGGCCGAAACCGATCCGGTCAAGATTGAGTATGATCTGCAAAAAAAGATTCCCAAGGAGCATTGGCTTCGTTATAATACGCAGATTATTGCTCTTGGCCGAACCATCTGCAAGGCGCGCAGTCCTCAGTGCGGCCGCTGCTTTTTGCTGTCTGAATGCCCGTGGGGCAGGGGAAAAACAAGGGAAAGTTGA